One genomic window of Candidatus Pseudobacter hemicellulosilyticus includes the following:
- the infC gene encoding translation initiation factor IF-3, producing the protein MAFPPRQPRGNFNPRFRKEQQQEHRTNHMIRVPQVRLVGDNVTVGVYSTQEAMRMAQDQQLDLVEISPQADPPVCKIIDYNKFLYEKKKKEKEMKANSKAAEVKEIRFTPGTDDHDFDFKARHAESFLKEGNKVKAYVQFKGRAIMFKERGELVLLKFAERLAELGQPEGMPKLEGKRMLMIISPKSSKKKKDAQ; encoded by the coding sequence ATGGCATTTCCACCGAGACAACCGAGAGGTAATTTTAATCCGCGATTCAGGAAAGAGCAGCAACAGGAGCATCGCACCAACCATATGATCAGAGTCCCCCAGGTTCGCCTGGTAGGCGATAATGTGACGGTGGGCGTATATTCCACCCAGGAGGCCATGCGCATGGCGCAAGACCAGCAGCTGGACCTGGTAGAGATCTCTCCGCAGGCGGATCCCCCGGTTTGTAAGATCATTGATTATAATAAATTCCTCTACGAGAAGAAGAAGAAGGAAAAAGAGATGAAGGCCAATAGTAAGGCGGCGGAGGTAAAAGAGATCCGCTTTACACCTGGTACGGATGACCACGACTTTGATTTCAAGGCAAGGCATGCCGAAAGCTTCCTGAAGGAAGGCAATAAGGTAAAAGCCTATGTACAGTTCAAGGGAAGGGCCATCATGTTCAAGGAAAGAGGTGAGCTGGTACTGCTGAAATTTGCAGAGCGCCTGGCAGAGCTTGGACAACCGGAAGGCATGCCCAAGCTGGAAGGCAAAAGGATGCTGATGATCATCTCTCCCAAAAGTTCTAAAAAGAAAAAGGACGCACAATAA
- a CDS encoding menaquinone biosynthesis decarboxylase: MAFKNQQHFIDTLEAAGELIRIKSYVDPVLEIAEITDRISKTPGGGKALLFENTGYDFPVLMNAYGSERRMCLALGVEKLDDVAAEIEKLFKLLASPKEGILDKLKLLPKLSEFASWMPKVKKGRGACQEVVMASPDITKLPVITCWPKDGGPFVTLPIINTRDPHTNIRNVGMYRMQVFGPTMTAMHWHRHKVSARHFSEYKKLGQRMPVAVALGGDPAYAYSATAPLPENVDEYMLAGFLRKKKVELVKCITQPEIEVPADADFVIEGYVDPADEPIWEGPFGDHTGYYSLADWYPRFHITAITHKKNPVYPATIVGIPPQEDAWLGKATERIFLAPIKMTMVPEIVDMDMPVEGVFHNLVITQINKEYPGQGQKVMNAMWGAGQMMFNKILVLTATPPAGAPTGSGFPITDYLKLAQDVFRHLNPATDVYFTQGPMDVLDHSCSKPGFGGKMCIDGTWKTVEEVDDQFLGNIPNLASLEAGLAGKLKASFPEIHAVNTALLNMDIPVILVSVEKNRPGHIRELHQQVCQLSEVEGIKMILYVESTVDPLDLPVALWRFCNNLDPKRDQQVIQQPARRQPGKTAACLGLDGTIKTKELDGFQRDWPNIVVSADATIASVDKKWAALGLGAFIPSPSLKYKTQLYGEGAVAN, from the coding sequence ATGGCATTCAAAAATCAGCAACATTTCATCGACACGCTGGAGGCAGCTGGAGAGCTGATCCGCATTAAATCCTACGTTGACCCCGTCCTGGAGATTGCCGAGATCACGGATCGTATCAGCAAGACCCCCGGTGGCGGCAAAGCCCTTCTCTTTGAAAATACCGGTTACGATTTCCCTGTGCTCATGAATGCCTATGGCAGCGAGCGGCGCATGTGCCTGGCCCTGGGAGTGGAAAAACTGGACGATGTGGCTGCCGAGATCGAAAAACTGTTCAAACTACTGGCTTCCCCCAAGGAAGGCATCCTGGATAAACTGAAATTACTACCTAAACTGTCTGAATTTGCTTCCTGGATGCCCAAGGTGAAAAAGGGCCGTGGCGCCTGTCAGGAAGTAGTGATGGCCAGTCCCGATATCACAAAACTGCCTGTTATCACCTGCTGGCCCAAGGACGGTGGTCCCTTTGTGACCCTGCCCATTATCAATACCAGGGACCCCCATACCAATATCCGGAACGTAGGCATGTACCGGATGCAGGTCTTTGGTCCTACCATGACCGCTATGCACTGGCATCGGCATAAAGTGAGCGCCCGCCATTTCTCTGAATACAAAAAACTGGGTCAACGCATGCCGGTGGCTGTAGCCCTGGGCGGTGATCCGGCCTATGCCTATTCCGCCACAGCGCCGCTGCCCGAAAATGTGGATGAATATATGCTGGCCGGCTTCCTTCGCAAGAAGAAAGTAGAGCTGGTGAAATGTATCACCCAGCCCGAAATAGAAGTACCTGCCGATGCTGATTTTGTGATTGAAGGATATGTAGACCCCGCCGACGAACCCATCTGGGAAGGTCCTTTCGGGGACCATACGGGGTATTATTCGCTGGCCGACTGGTATCCCCGCTTCCATATCACCGCCATCACACATAAGAAGAACCCGGTATACCCGGCCACTATTGTGGGCATTCCCCCGCAGGAAGACGCCTGGCTGGGCAAGGCCACGGAAAGGATCTTCCTGGCGCCTATCAAAATGACCATGGTGCCTGAGATCGTAGACATGGACATGCCGGTAGAAGGGGTGTTCCATAACCTCGTGATCACGCAGATCAACAAAGAATATCCCGGCCAGGGCCAGAAAGTGATGAACGCCATGTGGGGCGCCGGCCAGATGATGTTCAACAAAATACTGGTGCTGACCGCCACACCGCCGGCAGGTGCGCCTACCGGCAGCGGTTTCCCTATCACTGATTACCTCAAACTGGCGCAGGATGTGTTCCGCCACCTCAATCCCGCTACCGATGTCTATTTTACGCAGGGGCCCATGGATGTGCTGGACCATAGCTGCAGCAAACCCGGCTTTGGCGGTAAAATGTGCATTGACGGCACCTGGAAAACAGTCGAAGAGGTGGATGATCAGTTCCTCGGCAATATCCCCAACCTGGCCTCCCTGGAAGCCGGCCTTGCCGGTAAGCTGAAAGCCAGCTTCCCCGAGATCCATGCTGTCAATACAGCATTGCTCAACATGGACATTCCTGTGATCCTGGTATCGGTGGAGAAGAACCGTCCCGGTCATATCCGGGAGCTGCACCAGCAGGTATGCCAGCTGTCCGAAGTGGAAGGGATCAAAATGATCCTGTATGTAGAAAGCACTGTTGATCCCCTGGATCTGCCCGTAGCGCTCTGGCGTTTCTGCAATAACCTGGATCCTAAACGCGATCAGCAGGTGATCCAGCAACCTGCGCGCCGGCAGCCCGGTAAAACCGCCGCCTGCCTGGGCCTGGACGGCACCATCAAGACCAAGGAGCTGGATGGGTTCCAGCGCGACTGGCCCAATATTGTAGTATCAGCGGATGCAACAATTGCATCGGTGGATAAGAAATGGGCAGCGCTGGGCCTCGGGGCGTTCATTCCTTCGCCTTCCCTCAAATACAAAACCCAGTTATATGGAGAAGGAGCGGTTGCCAATTAA
- a CDS encoding DUF3347 domain-containing protein, with protein MKKLLIAIVALGLIGFVAWKIWGGKADQPAEEKQQPLTVTEHSGAFNQSFHRFLTAYFDLKDALVTSDTGKASAAALRLATTADSLQINEIKGDSTGAIKLTAKDYAGTIAGSARAVAGEKDLKAKRKEFKMIAESMYVIIQTVRYDGQKVYWQYCPMAFDNQGAYWVSQNREVFNPYFGDEMLHCGSVEDSLDFSRR; from the coding sequence ATGAAAAAATTGCTGATAGCCATTGTAGCCCTGGGCCTTATCGGGTTTGTAGCCTGGAAGATCTGGGGAGGAAAGGCCGATCAACCTGCAGAAGAAAAACAGCAGCCGCTGACCGTCACCGAACATTCAGGGGCTTTCAACCAGTCCTTCCACCGGTTCCTGACCGCCTATTTCGACCTCAAGGACGCACTGGTGACCAGTGATACCGGCAAGGCCAGCGCCGCCGCCCTGCGCCTGGCTACTACGGCCGACAGCCTCCAGATTAACGAGATCAAGGGTGACAGCACCGGCGCCATCAAACTGACGGCAAAGGATTATGCCGGCACCATTGCCGGTTCCGCCAGGGCCGTGGCGGGTGAAAAGGACCTCAAAGCCAAAAGAAAGGAGTTCAAGATGATTGCAGAGTCTATGTACGTGATCATCCAGACCGTAAGATATGACGGCCAGAAAGTATACTGGCAGTATTGTCCCATGGCCTTCGATAACCAGGGCGCGTACTGGGTCAGCCAGAACAGGGAAGTCTTCAATCCTTATTTTGGTGATGAGATGCTGCATTGCGGCAGCGTGGAAGATTCACTGGATTTCTCCCGGAGATAA
- a CDS encoding DUF6089 family protein, producing the protein MRIIWAFCLFLPIAGMSQQRLHITAYGGLMNYQGDLQEKNFTLDQARFSAGFGLQYDLTERIAVRAGFAFGKVQGNDKLNKDPFLKARNLSFQSHVNEGHLLLQYTFFDLNDKKISPYVFGGVALYHFNPYAYDTSGNKLYLKPLSTEGQGLPQYPSRKDYKLTQFAVPFGVGVKFRVSDNVVLGYEIGLRKLFNDYLDDVSTRYIDPNVLFQERGQKAVEMSYRGGELKDGVTTYPDFNIKRGGPARDWYYTNGITLTIGLNTGNGSSYGGGRYRNNQMGCPKVN; encoded by the coding sequence ATGCGAATAATCTGGGCTTTCTGTTTGTTTCTTCCCATTGCCGGAATGAGCCAGCAACGGTTGCATATAACTGCGTATGGCGGCCTGATGAATTACCAGGGCGATCTGCAGGAAAAGAATTTTACCCTTGACCAGGCCAGGTTCAGCGCAGGCTTCGGTCTTCAGTATGACCTGACCGAACGTATTGCTGTACGTGCAGGCTTTGCATTTGGCAAAGTGCAGGGCAATGATAAACTCAATAAGGATCCGTTTCTGAAAGCGCGCAACCTGAGCTTCCAGTCCCATGTCAATGAAGGACACCTGCTGCTGCAATACACTTTCTTTGACCTCAATGATAAAAAGATATCGCCCTATGTTTTTGGCGGTGTGGCGCTCTACCATTTCAATCCTTATGCTTACGATACTTCCGGCAACAAACTTTACCTGAAACCGCTGAGTACAGAAGGGCAGGGGCTGCCGCAGTATCCATCGCGCAAAGATTACAAGCTCACCCAGTTTGCCGTTCCTTTTGGCGTGGGCGTCAAATTCCGTGTCAGTGATAATGTGGTGCTGGGCTATGAGATAGGCCTGCGCAAACTCTTCAATGATTACCTGGACGATGTCAGCACCCGTTATATTGATCCAAACGTCCTGTTCCAGGAAAGAGGGCAGAAAGCGGTGGAGATGTCCTACAGGGGCGGTGAGCTGAAAGATGGGGTTACTACTTATCCCGACTTCAATATCAAGCGTGGTGGTCCGGCCAGAGACTGGTACTATACCAACGGCATTACGCTCACCATCGGCCTCAATACAGGCAATGGCAGTTCCTACGGCGGCGGCCGTTACAGGAACAACCAGATGGGTTGCCCAAAAGTGAACTGA
- a CDS encoding response regulator, with amino-acid sequence MSNMIRIMVVDDHDLYREVLTDFLERNGFKVTHSLKAGAGMEESLQPDDLPDIAIISFKTSKIGNMTHLRWLKNSFPSVRVLITTLFNDKIPMEELKQLGINGVIIKSNADTQQIMKALRLVQDGHSYYN; translated from the coding sequence ATGTCAAACATGATCAGGATCATGGTGGTGGATGATCATGACCTCTACCGGGAAGTCCTTACTGATTTTTTAGAACGAAACGGATTCAAGGTGACCCACTCCCTAAAAGCAGGCGCAGGCATGGAAGAAAGCCTGCAACCGGATGATCTTCCGGACATCGCTATCATCAGCTTCAAGACCAGCAAAATTGGTAATATGACCCATCTGCGCTGGCTCAAAAATAGTTTTCCATCTGTCAGGGTGCTGATCACTACCCTGTTCAACGATAAGATACCTATGGAGGAATTGAAGCAACTGGGGATCAACGGCGTTATTATCAAATCCAATGCCGATACCCAGCAGATCATGAAGGCGCTGCGCCTTGTCCAGGATGGACATAGTTACTATAACTAA
- the thrS gene encoding threonine--tRNA ligase has protein sequence MIKITFPDGAVREYQEGSSALDIAKSISEGLARKVLAASVNGQVWDATRPISQDAALKLLTWDDTDGKLTFWHSSAHLMAEAVESLFPGVKFWVGPALEKGMGFYYDMDLGGRQITEEDLKSLEKKMNELARQNNPFLRKEMPKQEAIAYFTEKGDEYKLDLLSNLTDGGITFYSQGNFTDLCRGPHIPSTGPIKAIKLTNIAGAYWKNDANNKQLTRIYGVTFPAQKELDEYLQMLEEAKKRDHRKLGKELGIFTMDDDVGPGLPLWLPNGTIIIEELEKLAKETEQRAGYKRVVTPHIAKESMYLTSGHLPYYQDSMFPAMELEGQKYYLKSMNCPHHHKIFAAEPRSYKDLPLRLAEYGTCYRYEQSGELFGLMRVRCLHMNDAHIYCTREQFAQEFRAVNEMYMKYFKIFGIDKYVMRLSLHDPAKLGQKYINEPELWLETEDMVRKVLLESNIPFVEVQDEGAFYGPKIDVQIWSTIGREFTLATNQVDFAQGRRFKLEFIKNDNTFDTPLIIHRAPLGTHERFIGFLLEHYAGKLPLWLAPLQVKILPISDKFMDYANSVLESLKNADIRAEVDDRNEKIGKKIRDTELMKVPYMLVVGEKEMNEDQVSVRRQGKGDLGSEKVAEIVAKLQQEIRTRVAE, from the coding sequence ATGATCAAGATCACTTTCCCCGACGGTGCAGTTCGGGAGTATCAGGAAGGCAGTAGTGCATTGGACATTGCCAAATCAATCAGCGAAGGGCTGGCCAGAAAAGTACTGGCGGCCAGTGTGAATGGACAGGTATGGGACGCCACGCGGCCTATCAGCCAGGATGCTGCGCTTAAATTGCTGACATGGGATGATACGGACGGCAAGTTGACGTTCTGGCATTCTTCCGCCCACCTTATGGCGGAAGCAGTGGAAAGCCTGTTCCCCGGTGTTAAATTCTGGGTAGGCCCGGCCCTGGAAAAGGGTATGGGTTTCTATTATGATATGGACCTGGGCGGCCGCCAGATCACGGAAGAGGACCTGAAGAGCCTGGAAAAGAAGATGAATGAGCTGGCCAGACAGAACAATCCCTTCCTGCGCAAGGAAATGCCCAAGCAGGAAGCCATTGCCTATTTCACGGAGAAAGGAGATGAATACAAGCTGGACCTGCTCAGCAACCTGACCGATGGAGGTATCACCTTCTATTCTCAGGGTAATTTCACCGATCTCTGCCGCGGACCGCATATACCTTCCACAGGCCCTATCAAGGCCATCAAACTGACCAATATTGCCGGCGCTTACTGGAAGAACGATGCCAATAACAAGCAGCTGACCCGTATCTATGGCGTTACTTTTCCTGCCCAGAAAGAGCTGGATGAATACCTGCAGATGCTGGAGGAAGCCAAAAAGCGCGACCACCGCAAACTTGGTAAGGAACTGGGTATTTTCACCATGGATGATGATGTAGGTCCGGGCCTTCCTTTGTGGCTGCCCAATGGGACCATCATCATTGAAGAACTGGAAAAGCTGGCCAAGGAAACAGAACAGCGGGCTGGTTACAAAAGAGTGGTGACCCCGCATATTGCCAAGGAAAGCATGTACCTGACCAGCGGCCACCTGCCGTATTACCAGGACAGCATGTTCCCTGCCATGGAGCTGGAAGGACAGAAATACTACCTGAAGTCCATGAACTGCCCGCACCACCACAAGATCTTTGCGGCTGAGCCACGCAGTTACAAGGACCTGCCCCTGCGCCTGGCGGAATACGGCACCTGCTACCGCTATGAGCAGAGCGGCGAGCTTTTCGGCCTCATGCGGGTACGTTGTTTGCATATGAACGACGCGCATATCTATTGCACCCGGGAGCAGTTTGCCCAGGAGTTCAGGGCGGTGAACGAGATGTACATGAAGTATTTCAAGATCTTCGGGATCGATAAATACGTGATGCGCCTGTCCCTCCATGATCCTGCCAAACTGGGGCAGAAATACATCAATGAGCCCGAGCTCTGGCTGGAAACCGAGGATATGGTAAGAAAGGTATTGCTGGAGTCCAATATTCCTTTTGTGGAAGTGCAGGACGAAGGCGCTTTCTACGGTCCCAAGATCGACGTACAGATCTGGAGCACCATTGGCCGGGAATTCACGCTGGCCACCAACCAGGTGGATTTTGCCCAGGGAAGGCGCTTCAAGCTGGAGTTCATTAAGAACGACAATACCTTTGATACGCCCCTGATCATTCACCGGGCCCCGCTGGGTACCCATGAGCGCTTTATCGGCTTCCTGCTGGAACACTATGCAGGCAAGTTACCGCTCTGGCTGGCGCCCCTCCAGGTGAAGATCCTGCCCATCAGCGACAAGTTCATGGATTACGCAAATAGTGTTTTGGAATCACTGAAAAATGCTGATATTCGTGCTGAAGTTGATGACCGGAACGAGAAAATAGGTAAAAAGATCCGGGATACCGAACTGATGAAAGTGCCGTATATGCTGGTAGTAGGAGAGAAAGAGATGAATGAGGACCAGGTATCGGTAAGGCGTCAGGGCAAAGGTGATCTGGGGTCAGAAAAAGTAGCAGAAATTGTGGCGAAATTGCAGCAGGAGATCCGGACAAGAGTGGCAGAGTGA
- a CDS encoding sigma factor codes for MEQPDPALLEQFRNGSQEAFRQLYKLYFGTVYFQLLRLLGQEALAEKLTANVFVKCWNLRSNFTELTNLKSFLLVTAYREILDHAQELPEQPARTVAGSDEELFSEEVLHEVLLRLLQDEVH; via the coding sequence ATGGAACAACCGGATCCGGCCCTGCTGGAGCAATTCAGGAACGGTAGCCAGGAAGCCTTCCGGCAGCTGTACAAGCTGTATTTCGGAACAGTCTACTTCCAGTTGCTTCGGTTGCTGGGCCAGGAAGCGCTGGCAGAAAAGCTCACCGCCAATGTATTTGTGAAGTGCTGGAATCTGAGGAGTAATTTTACCGAACTGACCAATCTGAAATCCTTTCTCCTGGTAACGGCCTACAGGGAAATCCTGGACCATGCGCAGGAACTGCCTGAACAGCCTGCCCGCACCGTTGCCGGCTCCGATGAAGAACTGTTCTCAGAAGAAGTACTGCATGAAGTGCTTCTCCGCCTGCTTCAGGATGAAGTACACTGA
- a CDS encoding ATP-binding cassette domain-containing protein — protein MLAGLTNVTFEFGARALLEDATWHIQPNERIGLIGFNGTGKSTLLKLLVGEYSPSAGTVERSRTTTIGYLHQDLLSFDTNDSILDVAMGAFERVLQLEQEIEALGKELERTGDETTLHAYTDRLHEMDTLDGYTIHHRTEEVLQGLGFANADLQRPYKEFSGGWRMRVLLAKMILQAPDLLLLDEPTNHLDLPSIEWLEKYLVHYQGSVVIVSHDKYFLNRMVTKIVEVYQRQLHVYNGNYEFYQTEKELRTELQQRAYENQQDYIRQQERFIERFKAKASKAAQAQSAVKRLDKLDRLEEVTVERPDLRINFQVDKTPGKVLVELKDITKQFSPTVRIVEHASAEINRGDKIALIGANGKGKSTLLRIIAGIEPFTGERRWGHNVEESFYAQHQLEALNVNNNILDEMKTAGSQKTELELRTLLGCFLFSGDDADKKVKVLSGGEKARVALAKTIVSKANFLMLDEPTNHLDMHSVDLLIEALGRYEGSIIMVSHDRYFISKVANTIWEIDNQEIKAFSGGYEEWVQWKERMAKSDIAKNKPEKKNNDKKAATPAPEPKPVPVAAKPVTPAAPINKELKKELQKQQRIFQELEQKIAAVNKDKEVAEALLASPDIYADKNKFRETETRLKTIHADLGRLNAEYETVFEKVVELEAKMGG, from the coding sequence ATGCTGGCAGGTTTGACGAATGTAACTTTTGAATTTGGTGCAAGGGCCCTCCTGGAAGATGCCACCTGGCATATCCAACCCAATGAGCGCATAGGACTGATCGGTTTTAACGGTACGGGTAAATCCACCCTGCTCAAATTGCTGGTGGGCGAGTACAGCCCCTCCGCCGGCACGGTGGAGCGGAGCAGGACCACCACCATCGGCTACCTGCACCAGGACCTGCTGAGCTTTGACACCAATGATTCCATCCTGGATGTGGCCATGGGCGCCTTTGAGCGCGTACTGCAGCTGGAACAGGAAATTGAAGCCCTGGGCAAGGAACTGGAAAGGACCGGCGACGAAACCACCCTCCACGCCTATACCGACCGCCTGCACGAAATGGATACCCTGGACGGCTATACCATCCACCACCGTACCGAAGAAGTGCTGCAGGGCCTCGGTTTTGCCAATGCTGATCTCCAGCGTCCCTACAAAGAGTTCAGCGGTGGCTGGCGGATGCGCGTGCTGCTGGCCAAAATGATCCTCCAGGCGCCCGACCTCCTGCTGCTGGATGAACCTACCAACCACCTGGATCTTCCCTCCATTGAATGGCTGGAGAAATACCTGGTGCATTACCAGGGCTCTGTGGTCATTGTGAGCCACGATAAATATTTCCTGAACCGCATGGTCACCAAGATCGTGGAAGTATACCAGCGGCAACTCCATGTCTACAACGGTAATTACGAATTCTACCAGACAGAAAAAGAACTGCGCACCGAACTGCAGCAAAGAGCCTACGAAAACCAGCAGGACTATATCCGCCAGCAGGAACGTTTTATTGAACGGTTCAAGGCCAAGGCTTCCAAAGCCGCCCAGGCACAGAGCGCCGTGAAAAGACTGGACAAACTGGACCGGCTGGAGGAAGTGACCGTTGAGCGGCCCGACCTGCGCATCAATTTCCAGGTGGATAAAACACCCGGCAAAGTACTGGTAGAGCTGAAAGATATTACCAAGCAGTTCAGCCCCACGGTCAGGATCGTAGAGCATGCCTCCGCCGAGATCAACCGGGGCGATAAGATTGCCCTGATCGGGGCCAACGGTAAAGGTAAATCCACCCTGCTGCGCATTATTGCCGGCATTGAACCCTTCACCGGAGAACGCCGCTGGGGCCATAACGTGGAAGAAAGTTTCTATGCCCAGCACCAGCTGGAAGCACTGAACGTCAACAATAATATCCTGGATGAAATGAAAACGGCCGGCAGCCAGAAAACAGAACTGGAGCTGCGCACCCTGCTGGGCTGCTTCCTGTTCAGCGGTGATGACGCCGATAAAAAGGTCAAGGTACTCAGCGGTGGTGAAAAAGCCCGCGTGGCCCTGGCCAAGACCATCGTGAGCAAGGCCAATTTTTTAATGCTGGACGAACCTACCAACCACCTGGATATGCACTCCGTGGACCTGCTCATAGAAGCACTGGGCCGATACGAGGGCAGCATCATAATGGTCAGCCACGACCGGTATTTTATTTCCAAAGTAGCCAATACCATCTGGGAGATCGACAACCAGGAGATCAAAGCTTTCAGCGGTGGTTATGAAGAATGGGTACAATGGAAAGAAAGGATGGCCAAGTCCGATATAGCCAAAAACAAACCTGAGAAAAAGAACAACGATAAAAAGGCCGCCACGCCTGCTCCGGAACCCAAACCCGTGCCGGTGGCCGCCAAACCCGTAACGCCTGCCGCCCCTATCAATAAGGAGCTGAAAAAGGAACTGCAGAAACAGCAGCGCATTTTCCAGGAGCTGGAACAAAAGATAGCGGCTGTCAACAAGGATAAAGAAGTTGCCGAAGCCCTGCTGGCCTCGCCCGATATCTATGCCGATAAGAATAAATTCCGGGAAACAGAGACCAGGCTGAAGACCATCCATGCCGACCTGGGCCGGCTCAACGCCGAATATGAAACGGTGTTTGAGAAGGTGGTGGAGCTGGAAGCAAAGATGGGGGGATAA